Proteins encoded together in one Hevea brasiliensis isolate MT/VB/25A 57/8 chromosome 16, ASM3005281v1, whole genome shotgun sequence window:
- the LOC110635586 gene encoding geranylgeranyl pyrophosphate synthase 7, chloroplastic yields MAFSAAIPTYENSLLLKKSSFNGLRNLYKAIPCSHLKFLVLMKTKAATLVVSASSSSVAQPLEEAQESINDMSPKIHLPEFPFQEYMATKAKHVNKALDEAIPQQHPLKIHDAMRYSLLAGGKRVRPVLCIAACELVGGDEATAMPAACAMEMIHTMSLIHDDLPCMDNDDLRRGKPTNHKMFGEETAILAGDALLSFSFEHVARATKNVSPDRVVRAIAELGSAVGAAGLVAGQIVDIESEGKQVSLKDLEYIHINKTSKLLEAAVVCGAILGGADDENIERVRKYARCIGLLFQVVDDILDVTKSSEELGKTAGKDLISDKATYPKLMGIDEAKKFAAKLVDQANQELASFDAAKAAPLYHFANYIASRQN; encoded by the coding sequence ATGGCCTTCTCTGCAGCCATCCCCACCTACGAGAATTCACTTCTTCTCAAGAAATCCTCCTTCAATGGCCTTAGGAACCTCTATAAAGCTATCCCTTGTAGCCACCTCAAGTTTCTTGTGCTTATGAAGACGAAAGCAGCCACCCTGGTGGTTTCGGCATCAAGCTCCTCCGTGGCTCAACCACTTGAGGAAGCTCAAGAATCCATCAACGATATGTCACCAAAGATCCATCTTCCTGAATTCCCATTTCAGGAATACATGGCCACTAAAGCCAAGCACGTCAATAAGGCACTAGACGAGGCTATTCCTCAGCAACATCCCTTGAAAATCCATGACGCTATGAGATATTCTCTTCTAGCCGGCGGCAAACGTGTCCGTCCAGTCTTGTGTATTGCTGCTTGTGAGTTGGTTGGAGGAGATGAGGCAACGGCTATGCCAGCGGCTTGTGCAATGGAGATGATCCACACCATGTCCCTAATCCATGATGATCTTCCTTGTATGGACAACGATGATCTTCGACGAGGCAAACCCACAAACCATAAGATGTTCGGCGAAGAAACTGCCATTCTGGCCGGGGATGCTCTCCTCTCATTTTCCTTTGAGCATGTAGCTAGAGCAACCAAGAACGTTTCGCCTGACCGAGTGGTTAGAGCCATTGCTGAGCTTGGTTCAGCAGTTGGGGCAGCAGGGCTAGTGGCAGGGCAAATTGTAGACATTGAAAGTGAGGGAAAACAAGTAAGTTTAAAGGACTTGGAGTATATTCACATCAACAAGACCTCGAAGCTTTTAGAAGCAGCAGTTGTTTGCGGGGCGATACTTGGAGGAGCAGATGATGAAAACATAGAAAGGGTTAGAAAATATGCAAGGTGTATAGGGTTGTTATTCCAAGTTGTAGATGATATATTGGACGTGACAAAGTCTTCGGAGGAGCTGGGAAAAACGGCTGGCAAGGATCTGATAAGCGATAAAGCAACATATCCAAAGCTGATGGGAATTGATGAGGCTAAGAAATTTGCTGCTAAGTTGGTGGATCAAGCCAATCAAGAACTTGCTTCCTTTGATGCTGCCAAGGCTGCTCCACTATACCATTTTGCTAACTACATCGCTAGTCGACAAAATTAA